In Rhizobium sp. ARZ01, a genomic segment contains:
- a CDS encoding copper chaperone PCu(A)C — protein sequence MKILPKMLAAAILCAAPAFGAFAHDYKAGNLEINHPASRATLAGAPVGGGFMKIVNHGKEADRLVSITSPVSDDVQLHEMAMENDVMKMRQLKDGIEIPAGAAVELKPGGLHVMFMAIKQPFKEGEKFAATLNFEKAGPVAVEFDVGPPKKKDEKQHGQKEGEVHKM from the coding sequence ATGAAAATACTTCCGAAAATGCTGGCAGCAGCCATTCTGTGTGCCGCTCCTGCCTTTGGCGCATTTGCGCATGACTACAAGGCTGGAAACCTCGAAATCAATCATCCGGCCTCGAGAGCGACGCTGGCGGGGGCGCCGGTCGGTGGCGGTTTCATGAAAATCGTCAATCACGGCAAGGAAGCCGATCGCCTCGTCTCCATCACCTCGCCAGTCTCCGACGATGTGCAACTCCATGAAATGGCGATGGAGAACGACGTGATGAAGATGCGCCAGCTGAAGGACGGCATCGAAATCCCCGCCGGCGCCGCAGTCGAGCTGAAGCCCGGTGGGCTGCACGTGATGTTCATGGCGATCAAGCAGCCCTTCAAGGAGGGCGAGAAGTTCGCTGCCACGCTGAACTTCGAGAAGGCCGGTCCGGTCGCGGTCGAGTTCGATGTCGGACCGCCAAAGAAAAAGGACGAAAAGCAGCACGGTCAGAAGGAAGGCGAAGTCCACAAGATGTGA
- a CDS encoding glutathione S-transferase family protein, with protein sequence MLTIYGVYRSRASRNYWMAGELGIPFVSVPVIQGYRLDNPTAADAPLNTLSPAFLKVNPAGLIPCIDDGGFVMNESLAINLYLARKHGGPLSGQTVTEEAEMLQWTMWAATDVEPHAVKIILTLDKNATDSEEGRLTIRAATEALKKAFALLDTRLAATGHVVGDRFTVADLNLAEVFRYAMSQTELFDAAPNVKAWLANCQARPAFKAMFEARVKEAE encoded by the coding sequence ATGCTCACGATCTATGGCGTCTATCGCTCGCGCGCTTCGCGCAACTACTGGATGGCCGGTGAACTCGGCATTCCGTTCGTCTCGGTGCCCGTCATCCAGGGATACCGGCTCGATAATCCGACTGCCGCCGACGCGCCGCTCAACACGCTCTCGCCGGCGTTCCTGAAGGTCAATCCGGCCGGCCTGATCCCCTGCATTGACGACGGCGGCTTCGTCATGAACGAATCCTTGGCGATCAACCTTTACCTCGCCCGCAAGCATGGCGGCCCGCTTTCCGGCCAGACAGTGACGGAAGAGGCGGAAATGTTGCAATGGACAATGTGGGCGGCAACCGACGTGGAACCCCACGCCGTCAAGATCATCCTGACGCTCGACAAGAACGCCACCGACAGCGAAGAGGGCCGGCTTACGATCCGCGCCGCCACGGAAGCCTTGAAGAAGGCGTTTGCACTTCTCGACACGCGACTTGCCGCGACCGGCCATGTTGTCGGCGACCGCTTCACCGTGGCGGATCTCAACCTTGCGGAAGTGTTCCGCTACGCGATGAGCCAGACAGAACTCTTCGATGCCGCGCCGAACGTAAAGGCCTGGCTTGCCAACTGCCAGGCGCGGCCGGCCTTCAAGGCCATGTTCGAGGCGCGCGTCAAGGAAGCGGAATAG
- a CDS encoding sigma-70 family RNA polymerase sigma factor, with translation MREKNFWTDHFEAERGRLRSVAFRMLGSKSEAEDAVQEAWLRLERTGGDGIDNPGGWLTTVVGRICLDMLRARTKRREDPIDGDEGEVQHADPGIAADEQAALADSVGLALLVVLERLTPAERLAFVLHDMFDVPFEEIGRIVDRSPVAARQLASRARRRVQGLPETPSADYERRKGVVAAFLAASRDGDFAGLLAVLDPDVVFHADADAVRLGSLAEMHGAQAVATNFKGKATAAKLALINGQLGLAVVLGGALKVVVRMDVEGDRIVAIESIADPALLADMEVVYL, from the coding sequence ATGCGCGAGAAAAATTTCTGGACCGACCATTTCGAGGCCGAGCGTGGGCGTTTGCGTTCCGTCGCCTTCCGCATGCTGGGTTCGAAGAGTGAGGCGGAGGACGCAGTGCAGGAAGCGTGGCTCCGGCTCGAGCGTACGGGCGGCGACGGTATCGACAATCCGGGCGGCTGGCTGACGACCGTTGTCGGCCGCATCTGCCTCGACATGCTGCGCGCCCGCACCAAGCGCCGCGAGGATCCGATCGATGGCGACGAAGGCGAGGTGCAGCACGCCGACCCGGGCATTGCTGCGGACGAGCAGGCGGCCCTGGCCGACTCGGTCGGGCTGGCGCTGCTCGTGGTGCTGGAGCGCCTCACGCCGGCCGAGCGCCTCGCCTTCGTTCTGCACGACATGTTCGATGTACCCTTCGAGGAGATCGGGCGCATCGTCGACCGCTCGCCGGTCGCCGCCCGGCAGCTCGCAAGCCGCGCCCGCCGCCGTGTGCAGGGCCTGCCGGAGACGCCGTCGGCCGACTACGAGCGGCGCAAGGGCGTGGTCGCGGCTTTCCTCGCAGCCTCACGCGACGGTGATTTCGCCGGCCTGCTCGCCGTGCTCGATCCTGATGTCGTCTTCCATGCGGATGCCGATGCCGTCAGGCTCGGCTCGCTCGCCGAAATGCATGGCGCCCAGGCCGTCGCGACCAATTTCAAGGGCAAGGCAACCGCGGCCAAGCTCGCCCTCATCAACGGCCAGCTCGGTCTTGCCGTGGTTCTCGGCGGAGCGCTCAAGGTGGTCGTGCGTATGGATGTCGAGGGCGACCGGATTGTCGCTATCGAATCAATCGCCGATCCGGCCCTTCTTGCCGACATGGAGGTGGTGTACCTCTGA
- a CDS encoding LysR substrate-binding domain-containing protein, which yields MGRLRSMPRHLPSRPDSAVLLGLDSSLLRSLSAVAETGSFVGGARIMHRTPSAISMQMKKLETLIGQSIFAHQGRSVVLTPAGEALLTYARRVLGIADEAMMRFNSLSQRSIVRMGMTDEYAVAFLPSLLANFAATHPLVEIDVTCRLSTVLSQMLDNGELDVALVTADSTGRAGPPGGGIYRDRLAWAGTVHGTAHLRRPLPIAVGTPSCMWRKAAIDALDAAGISYRITCTSENYAGQLAPVLADLAVAPLPCAVLPAGLLPLGPEDGLPSIGYFEIALRRSHHAPDELMSAVIDHVGAYFQARQIT from the coding sequence ATGGGGCGCTTGCGATCCATGCCAAGACACCTACCGTCGCGGCCGGATTCGGCTGTTCTGTTGGGACTGGACAGTTCGCTTTTGCGGAGTCTGAGCGCGGTTGCCGAGACGGGCAGCTTCGTCGGTGGTGCGCGAATAATGCACCGGACGCCATCGGCGATCAGCATGCAGATGAAGAAACTCGAAACACTGATCGGACAGTCGATCTTTGCACATCAGGGGCGTTCGGTTGTCCTGACGCCAGCAGGTGAAGCGCTTCTCACTTATGCGCGGCGCGTCCTTGGGATCGCTGACGAGGCAATGATGCGCTTTAACTCCCTGTCACAGAGGAGCATCGTGCGAATGGGGATGACGGATGAGTATGCCGTTGCGTTCCTCCCTTCGCTTCTCGCCAACTTTGCGGCGACGCATCCCTTGGTGGAGATTGATGTAACTTGCCGTTTGAGCACCGTATTGTCCCAGATGCTAGATAACGGCGAACTCGACGTCGCTCTCGTTACGGCGGACTCAACGGGGAGAGCAGGACCGCCGGGCGGGGGGATCTATCGTGACCGGCTCGCATGGGCGGGTACCGTGCACGGGACCGCTCACCTAAGACGTCCGCTGCCGATTGCAGTGGGTACGCCGAGCTGTATGTGGCGGAAAGCTGCCATCGACGCACTTGATGCCGCGGGCATTTCCTACCGCATCACTTGTACGAGCGAAAATTATGCGGGGCAGCTCGCACCAGTACTTGCCGACCTTGCCGTCGCACCATTGCCGTGCGCGGTCCTGCCGGCCGGCCTGTTACCACTGGGACCTGAAGACGGACTTCCCTCAATTGGGTACTTTGAGATAGCGTTGCGGCGCAGTCATCACGCCCCCGATGAACTGATGTCGGCCGTCATCGACCACGTTGGGGCTTATTTTCAGGCCCGCCAGATTACATAG
- a CDS encoding asparaginase, giving the protein MENPVLVEVTRGNRVESRHRGMVVAVDGDGKVVFSLGDIDAPVFPRSACKAMQALPLIESGAADAYGFGAKELALACASHNAEPEHVALAERMLAAAGRDVSVLECGAHWSFEQPVLIDQARTIERPSALHNNCSGKHAGFVCAACHTGTDPKGYVGYDHPIQAEIRGVMESLTGAALAHDNCGTDGCSIPTYAVPLKALAHGFARMATGTGLAPVRARASGRLIEACMAEPFYVAGSRRSCTQLMQIAPGRIFAKIGAEGVFCAAIPEKGIAIALKCEDGASRAADAMVAATLARFFDDTPEIKASLMEHANHAMRNWNGIHVGDVRVSGALAA; this is encoded by the coding sequence ATGGAAAATCCCGTCCTGGTCGAGGTCACGCGCGGCAATCGCGTCGAAAGCCGCCATCGCGGCATGGTTGTTGCCGTCGATGGGGACGGAAAGGTGGTCTTTTCTCTCGGCGACATCGATGCGCCGGTCTTTCCGCGTTCGGCCTGCAAGGCGATGCAGGCGCTGCCGCTGATCGAAAGCGGCGCGGCCGATGCCTACGGGTTCGGGGCGAAGGAACTGGCGCTGGCCTGCGCCTCCCATAACGCCGAGCCGGAACATGTGGCGCTTGCCGAACGGATGCTGGCGGCTGCCGGCCGGGACGTCTCGGTCCTGGAATGTGGTGCCCACTGGTCCTTCGAGCAGCCCGTGCTCATCGATCAGGCCCGCACGATCGAGCGGCCGAGCGCGCTACACAACAATTGCTCGGGAAAGCACGCGGGTTTTGTCTGTGCCGCCTGCCACACCGGCACCGATCCGAAAGGCTATGTCGGCTACGACCATCCAATCCAGGCCGAAATCCGCGGCGTCATGGAAAGCCTGACAGGGGCTGCCCTTGCGCACGACAATTGCGGCACCGACGGCTGCTCGATCCCAACCTATGCGGTGCCGCTGAAGGCGCTGGCGCATGGATTTGCCAGGATGGCGACGGGAACCGGCCTCGCGCCCGTCCGCGCCCGCGCCTCCGGCCGGCTGATTGAAGCCTGCATGGCCGAACCTTTCTATGTCGCCGGCAGCCGCCGCTCCTGCACGCAGTTGATGCAGATCGCCCCGGGCCGCATCTTTGCCAAGATCGGCGCTGAAGGCGTGTTCTGCGCCGCGATACCGGAAAAGGGGATCGCGATTGCGCTGAAATGCGAGGACGGCGCCTCGCGCGCGGCCGATGCGATGGTGGCGGCAACGCTTGCGCGCTTCTTCGATGACACTCCGGAGATAAAGGCCTCGCTGATGGAGCACGCCAATCACGCCATGCGCAACTGGAACGGCATCCATGTCGGCGATGTCAGGGTGAGCGGGGCGCTGGCTGCCTGA
- a CDS encoding MmcQ/YjbR family DNA-binding protein translates to MTETATNALASRLERLARDLPGVETGTSYGAMALKVAGKLIACAKTNDVIVLSMPLDEKEHFIEMAPDVYFETPHYHGWPAVLVHADAISDAELRQRIAEAWLRRAPAKLRRAHRPEATDVSGK, encoded by the coding sequence ATGACCGAAACCGCAACGAATGCGCTCGCATCGAGGCTGGAGCGCCTGGCGCGCGATCTTCCCGGTGTGGAGACAGGCACATCCTACGGCGCCATGGCGCTGAAGGTGGCAGGGAAGCTGATCGCCTGCGCCAAGACCAACGACGTGATCGTCCTTTCAATGCCGCTGGACGAGAAGGAACACTTCATCGAAATGGCGCCCGACGTCTATTTCGAGACGCCGCACTATCACGGATGGCCGGCAGTACTCGTCCATGCGGACGCAATCAGCGATGCGGAGTTGCGCCAGCGCATCGCGGAGGCCTGGCTCAGACGTGCGCCAGCCAAGCTGCGCCGCGCACATCGCCCCGAGGCAACTGACGTTTCAGGAAAATAG
- a CDS encoding GFA family protein → MGVKSGHERDRKQHAVACHCGSVRFRVRLADEFNTIRRCSCSYCRMRGAIAVSAQLADIEFDQGEDNLTLYQFNTGTAKHYFCKTCGIYTHHQRRSNPSQFGINVACIEGVSPFDFAAVEVIDGVSHPSDSGSSPRVAGVLRFEPTA, encoded by the coding sequence ATGGGAGTGAAGAGTGGTCATGAGCGCGATAGAAAGCAGCATGCGGTGGCTTGCCACTGTGGTTCTGTCCGGTTCCGCGTGCGGCTTGCGGACGAGTTCAACACGATCCGCCGTTGCTCATGCTCCTACTGCCGCATGCGCGGCGCCATTGCCGTTTCGGCACAGCTCGCAGATATCGAATTCGATCAGGGCGAAGACAATCTGACGCTCTATCAATTCAATACGGGTACGGCGAAGCACTATTTCTGCAAGACCTGCGGCATCTACACCCATCACCAGCGCCGCTCCAACCCAAGCCAGTTCGGCATCAACGTTGCCTGCATCGAAGGCGTCAGTCCCTTCGACTTTGCAGCAGTGGAAGTCATTGACGGTGTTTCGCACCCGTCAGATTCCGGCTCCAGCCCCAGGGTTGCCGGAGTCCTTCGGTTCGAGCCAACGGCCTGA
- a CDS encoding carboxymuconolactone decarboxylase family protein, protein MQSRMNNIITVLPDVMTAMQKLQGAAQDSGLPEKTAHLVHLRASQINGCGFCVDLHPRMMKKAGETDRRIFAVAAWREAPFYTDAERAALALTEALTRISDREEPVPDTVWNEAARHYDEKALAALVVEIAAINVWNRFNVATRQVAGEWNP, encoded by the coding sequence ATGCAATCCCGCATGAACAATATCATCACCGTTCTTCCCGATGTCATGACCGCCATGCAGAAGCTGCAGGGTGCGGCCCAAGATTCCGGCCTTCCGGAAAAGACTGCCCATCTCGTGCACCTGCGTGCCAGCCAGATCAACGGCTGCGGCTTCTGCGTCGACCTTCACCCGCGCATGATGAAGAAGGCCGGTGAAACCGACCGGCGCATCTTCGCCGTCGCCGCCTGGCGCGAGGCCCCCTTCTACACCGATGCGGAACGGGCCGCGCTTGCTCTCACCGAAGCGCTGACCCGCATCAGCGACCGCGAAGAGCCCGTGCCGGATACAGTCTGGAATGAAGCCGCCCGGCACTATGACGAGAAGGCGCTGGCCGCACTTGTCGTCGAGATCGCGGCGATCAATGTCTGGAACCGCTTCAACGTCGCGACCCGTCAGGTTGCAGGCGAATGGAACCCGTAA
- a CDS encoding adenylate/guanylate cyclase domain-containing protein: MHWSRPLRLHLSVLVATLLLCIATPLIWMAFSQGREAAILAGEKQMRQMSLRLVDGYKYALEGGYEAVAVASTLPQLVSRPPLELEEKQAFFLEVLRNVPNATSMLGGYPDGSYLQAINTANPHIRTTLSAPDDTAFAVRIVSSNEKATRVEKMQFLDANGRLIGQRPVADTTFDSRERPWYRSVARYGTPVSVGPFVSGTLKVPTLTIAVPMKDNRQVVVGVNIHLETVSRLLDAREISPRARSYILNEQDKLVAHSDPAMMSRVLGTWSGRGAGDGVTVAQDRTVETVIRFRRDPNIASGKMARFDLDGESYLVQIAPVTFSDLFKGSSVAVVVPLDDLVSQANRQLLRNLAMAAAFVLAGIGASVLLSRLISRSLYRLADEARRIGDLDFAGNVSAHSHISEINTLAGALAASRRAIAQFALYVPREVVRRIVNPADTSTKAARQEMTVLFTDIRDFTTISEQHPPEEVVDILSGYFEMLNHIIERHGGTVVQYLGDSVFVMWNAPVPDADHVEKGCRCALAMKAAIDDLNERNRSNRRPELVTRFGLHSGQAVVGSFGAIQRQQYTAMGDTINVASRLEGLNKEFGTTILASGAIHDVVQRLFVFRPIGPVKVKGRAEAVEIWELVAERVPGAADLSNPAGQAG, translated from the coding sequence GTGCACTGGTCAAGACCCCTACGATTACATCTCAGCGTTCTCGTCGCGACGCTGCTGCTGTGCATTGCGACGCCGTTGATCTGGATGGCCTTCAGCCAGGGACGGGAAGCTGCAATCCTCGCTGGCGAGAAGCAGATGCGGCAAATGAGCCTGCGCCTGGTCGACGGCTACAAATACGCGCTGGAGGGGGGATATGAGGCCGTCGCCGTGGCTTCCACGCTGCCGCAACTGGTTTCCCGCCCGCCCTTGGAGCTTGAAGAAAAGCAGGCGTTCTTCCTAGAGGTCCTGCGAAACGTCCCGAACGCCACGAGCATGCTTGGCGGTTATCCGGATGGCTCCTATTTACAGGCAATAAACACAGCAAATCCACATATCCGAACAACCCTTTCGGCGCCAGACGACACCGCTTTTGCCGTCCGGATAGTTTCTTCAAATGAAAAGGCTACGCGGGTCGAGAAGATGCAGTTTCTCGATGCCAATGGACGTTTGATCGGGCAACGGCCAGTTGCGGACACGACATTCGATTCAAGAGAGCGCCCATGGTACCGGTCGGTGGCCCGGTACGGCACGCCCGTATCCGTTGGCCCCTTCGTCAGCGGAACGCTGAAAGTTCCGACGCTCACCATTGCGGTTCCCATGAAGGACAACCGCCAGGTCGTGGTCGGGGTCAACATACACCTGGAAACCGTCAGCCGGCTGCTCGATGCGCGGGAAATATCGCCGCGCGCGCGAAGCTACATCCTCAATGAACAAGACAAACTCGTAGCGCATTCCGACCCGGCCATGATGAGCAGGGTACTCGGCACCTGGTCGGGTCGTGGAGCAGGTGATGGCGTGACGGTAGCGCAGGACAGGACAGTCGAAACGGTGATCCGGTTCCGTCGCGATCCGAACATCGCAAGCGGGAAGATGGCCCGGTTCGATCTCGATGGCGAGAGCTATCTGGTGCAGATCGCGCCGGTCACCTTCTCGGATCTATTCAAGGGCAGTTCGGTCGCAGTCGTCGTGCCGCTCGATGATCTCGTGAGCCAGGCAAACCGGCAGCTCTTGCGCAACCTCGCAATGGCCGCAGCCTTCGTGCTAGCCGGGATCGGCGCCTCGGTCCTGCTCTCCCGCCTGATCAGCCGCTCCCTTTACCGACTCGCGGACGAAGCCCGCCGGATCGGCGATCTCGATTTCGCCGGCAATGTCTCCGCGCACTCCCACATCAGCGAGATCAATACATTGGCGGGCGCGCTGGCCGCCTCACGGCGCGCCATCGCCCAGTTCGCGCTCTATGTTCCCCGGGAGGTGGTGCGGCGGATCGTCAATCCGGCGGACACGTCAACGAAGGCGGCAAGGCAGGAAATGACTGTCCTTTTCACCGACATCCGCGATTTCACCACGATCTCCGAACAGCATCCGCCCGAGGAAGTCGTCGACATATTGTCCGGCTACTTCGAGATGCTGAACCACATCATCGAGCGCCATGGCGGCACCGTCGTCCAGTATCTCGGCGACTCCGTCTTCGTCATGTGGAATGCCCCTGTTCCCGATGCCGATCACGTCGAGAAAGGTTGCCGCTGTGCACTCGCCATGAAGGCTGCCATCGACGATCTGAACGAGAGGAACCGCAGCAACCGCCGCCCCGAACTTGTAACACGGTTCGGTCTTCACAGCGGGCAAGCGGTCGTCGGCAGCTTCGGTGCGATCCAACGCCAGCAGTACACGGCCATGGGCGATACGATCAACGTTGCGTCGCGGCTTGAGGGATTGAACAAGGAGTTCGGCACCACGATCCTTGCAAGCGGGGCAATCCACGACGTGGTTCAGCGCCTGTTCGTCTTCCGCCCAATCGGCCCGGTGAAGGTGAAGGGGCGCGCCGAGGCGGTCGAGATATGGGAACTGGTCGCCGAACGTGTTCCGGGCGCAGCGGATCTCTCGAATCCTGCTGGTCAAGCCGGCTGA
- a CDS encoding glutathione S-transferase family protein gives MLTLHYAPRTCALASLIALEESGLAFEVQRLDLANSEQRSPTYLAINPKGRVPALATDRGILTETPAILAYIAQVTPRGRLAPLDDAFAFARMQAFNSYLCSTVHVAHAHGRRGSRWSDDAAAVETMKAKVPENMAECFRLIEETMLTGPWAMGSAYSVADPYLFTIGGWLKGDGVAPSLFPKVAEHRARMLERPAVQRAVEREEA, from the coding sequence ATGCTGACCCTGCACTACGCGCCGCGCACCTGCGCGCTTGCCTCGCTCATCGCGCTTGAGGAAAGCGGGCTCGCCTTCGAGGTGCAACGGCTGGATCTCGCCAATTCCGAACAGCGCTCGCCCACGTACCTGGCTATCAATCCGAAGGGGCGTGTGCCGGCACTTGCGACCGATCGCGGGATCCTCACCGAGACACCGGCGATTCTCGCCTACATCGCCCAGGTGACGCCGCGCGGGCGACTGGCGCCGCTGGACGATGCCTTCGCCTTTGCGCGTATGCAGGCCTTCAATTCCTATCTCTGCTCGACCGTTCACGTGGCGCATGCCCATGGCCGGCGCGGCAGCCGGTGGTCGGACGATGCCGCGGCGGTCGAAACGATGAAGGCGAAGGTGCCGGAGAACATGGCGGAGTGCTTCCGCCTGATCGAGGAGACGATGCTCACCGGTCCCTGGGCGATGGGCAGCGCCTATTCCGTCGCCGACCCTTATCTCTTCACCATCGGCGGCTGGCTGAAGGGGGATGGCGTGGCCCCCTCGCTCTTCCCGAAGGTGGCGGAACATCGCGCCCGCATGCTGGAGCGTCCGGCCGTACAGCGCGCCGTCGAGCGGGAAGAGGCCTAA
- a CDS encoding LysR substrate-binding domain-containing protein, whose amino-acid sequence MKSLNTIHLNGLRAIEAVGRLGSLQAAADELGVTVGAVSQQVIKAEGQLGRTVFDRTTRGMVPTAFGASFLKKLNAGFRELSEAVGSARHRDDAILVISVAPIFAQRWLIHRIHHFSAAHPEISLRIESTTALADLSGSDVDLAIRIGPGNWPGVKAEFVLPQEMFPVCTPALAERLRTPADLVDMPAVIDANDPFTWDVWLKAAGLDQPAPKTRHVFSDASLCLDAALAGQGVLLAWPILASWALQEGRLVAPFDIRVRTGMGYYFVTAPDIREPRKVSLFKGWMKQAIAESIGDNAERIPIPLP is encoded by the coding sequence ATGAAGAGCTTGAACACCATCCATTTGAACGGGCTGCGCGCGATCGAGGCCGTCGGCCGGCTCGGCTCGCTACAGGCGGCGGCCGACGAGCTAGGGGTGACGGTCGGTGCGGTCAGCCAGCAGGTGATCAAGGCGGAGGGCCAACTCGGACGGACGGTCTTCGACCGCACCACACGTGGCATGGTTCCGACCGCATTCGGTGCGTCCTTCCTGAAGAAACTGAACGCCGGCTTTCGCGAGCTGTCGGAGGCGGTTGGAAGCGCCAGGCATCGCGACGATGCGATCCTCGTCATATCCGTGGCGCCGATTTTCGCCCAGCGCTGGCTGATCCACCGTATCCATCACTTCAGCGCCGCCCATCCCGAGATCAGTCTGCGCATCGAATCGACAACGGCACTTGCTGACCTGTCGGGCTCGGATGTCGATCTTGCGATCCGCATCGGGCCGGGAAACTGGCCGGGCGTGAAAGCTGAATTCGTTCTGCCGCAGGAAATGTTTCCGGTTTGCACGCCGGCGCTGGCCGAACGGCTGCGTACGCCTGCGGACCTCGTCGACATGCCGGCGGTGATCGACGCCAACGATCCGTTCACCTGGGACGTGTGGCTGAAGGCGGCCGGGCTCGATCAGCCCGCGCCGAAAACGCGTCACGTGTTCAGCGACGCCTCGCTCTGCCTCGACGCGGCACTGGCGGGGCAGGGGGTGCTGCTCGCCTGGCCGATCCTTGCGTCCTGGGCGCTGCAGGAGGGGCGGCTGGTGGCACCCTTCGACATCCGCGTCAGGACGGGCATGGGCTATTACTTCGTCACGGCCCCCGATATCCGGGAGCCGCGCAAGGTCAGTTTGTTCAAGGGCTGGATGAAACAGGCGATTGCCGAAAGCATCGGCGACAATGCCGAGAGAATTCCTATTCCGCTTCCTTGA
- a CDS encoding VOC family protein — MRMIFVNLPVKDLPATRRFFGALGFTFNEQFSDEQAACMVVAENIFVMLLVEKRFQDFVNGAVGDPEKDTQVLTCVSAASRAEVDEFKAKALAAGAREWKSNIEFGPMYGCSFQDINGHVWEMMHMAQG, encoded by the coding sequence ATGCGCATGATTTTCGTCAACCTGCCCGTCAAGGATCTGCCGGCCACGCGCCGCTTCTTCGGCGCCCTCGGCTTTACCTTCAACGAACAGTTCAGCGACGAGCAAGCGGCCTGCATGGTCGTTGCCGAGAACATCTTCGTCATGTTGCTTGTCGAGAAGCGCTTTCAGGACTTCGTCAACGGTGCTGTCGGCGACCCGGAAAAGGACACGCAGGTCTTGACCTGCGTGTCGGCTGCATCCCGCGCGGAGGTGGACGAGTTCAAAGCCAAGGCGCTCGCTGCCGGTGCCCGTGAATGGAAGTCGAACATCGAGTTCGGCCCGATGTATGGATGCAGCTTTCAGGACATCAACGGCCATGTCTGGGAGATGATGCATATGGCGCAAGGTTGA